Proteins encoded in a region of the bacterium genome:
- a CDS encoding type II toxin-antitoxin system RelE/ParE family toxin: protein MPDPYRLELSPAALRDLKRLPRDVQKRIVLDHLPAIARDPILASTPLIGGLRGERSYHFGRKPEYRIIFYVEGNLVTVTIIGSRENIYKRAKRRRK, encoded by the coding sequence ATGCCTGACCCTTACCGTCTGGAGCTCTCCCCTGCTGCACTGAGGGACCTCAAACGCCTGCCTCGTGATGTACAAAAGAGAATCGTCCTGGATCATCTTCCGGCTATCGCCAGGGATCCTATTCTTGCATCAACGCCCTTGATTGGCGGTCTAAGAGGTGAACGTTCATACCATTTTGGCAGGAAGCCCGAGTACCGAATCATATTCTACGTAGAAGGGAATCTGGTCACAGTTACGATCATAGGTAGTCGGGAAAACATTTACAAAAGGGCCAAGAGAAGGCGCAAATGA